The Pseudomonas sp. FP198 genomic interval TCTTCATGACGGTCACGCCTTGGTAGGCCTTGTACTTGGAACCGCTGACTTCACTGAGTGAAACCTTGATACCTTCCTTTTCCTTGGCAACCTGCCAATCCTCAGCCTGGGCTGTAGCCGTCGCCAACAAAACGGTCAAACCACACAACACAGCCATACGATGCAGCGAACCCATAATTGTTTTCCTTGTTTTCGAAGTTCCGATCTTGACGCATTACGCTGCCGTGACTTGCTCCCACCAACCGATCAGTCGAATGGCTTCTTCGCTGCTGTGGCCACAGACCTCGATGTCAGCCTCAAACGCCGAGCACACCGCAGGGCGATCGGCCCGGCCGAATATCTGGCACAGATTGTCGACCGACAACTGCACGCAACGCTCGCCCGCCGGCTTGCCTTGAGGCATCCCCGGGATGGGTGAGCTGATGGAGGGGGCGATGCAGCAGGCGCCACAGCCCTCGCGGCATTTCATGACGACAACGTCCTCACGGCAGGTAATGGTTGATAACAGGACAGAGAGTAACGGCTAAAACGAACGTTTCAAATTACTGGATGGGTGTTTTTTCGTTCATGGCTCGATGACCGAGCAGTCAGCGACGAGTCGCAGGCGCAATAAATGCCTACTGCTTGAATTCGAACTCCAGCGCTGCGCCCTCCACTTCGTTGCGCTCCTGGTTGCGCAACGGCAGCTGCATTTCGTTGCTCAGCAAACGCCCGTTGAGTTGGAACGGCCCAGGCTTATCGCCGAACATGGGCGGCAACAACGGCTCACGCTTGGGCAGCGGCACAGTTCCCGGGGGTTTCAGCTCCTCGACCATTTCATTGGGCAAGCTCAGATCGAGCTTCGCAGGTGGCAGTCGGGTCTTGGCAATTTCGCGAGCGGATTTGCTTTTGGAGGCGACGGGGGCACGTTTTTTTCTGGTATTCGCGGTTTTCTTCGCGGGGGCTTTTTTCACCGCTACGGGTGCCTTGCCAGGATTCTTCGTGGCGCTGGCCGCGGGTTTCTCCTGTGCCGCAGCCGCCACGACGCCTCCTGAATGGAAGGCAGTCAACAGGCCAAGCAAAACCCAGACGGCAGGGACAATGGCTTTCATTGGACTCGATGGCAGTTACGGCACAAGCCCCATGCTCGCCTGTTAATCGAGCGCTGACAAGCATGTCCATCCAAGCGCTTGAATTTAAAGGAGCCCGCTCGCGGTCTCCTGGCACAGCTGGGTGGCCAACAGCCCCAGCGTCATCAGGGCCCGCTCTGCCTCGCGGTTCCAGGGCGTGCCGCAGTTCAAGCGAATGCAGTGGTTGAACTGCTCGGTGTTACTGAAGATCAGCCCGGGGGCGATGCTGATGCCCTGCTGCAGCGCCCGCACGTGCAGCTCTTGGGTATTGACCCGTCCCGGCAGGCTGACCCAAAGGATGAAGCCCCCGGTAGGACGGCTCATTTGCGTGCCTTCGGGAAAATACTGCTGCACAGCCAGTTGAAAGGCGCTGAGGTTCTTGCGGTACTCCTGGCGAATGTAGCGCAGGTG includes:
- a CDS encoding YkgJ family cysteine cluster protein, whose amino-acid sequence is MKCREGCGACCIAPSISSPIPGMPQGKPAGERCVQLSVDNLCQIFGRADRPAVCSAFEADIEVCGHSSEEAIRLIGWWEQVTAA
- a CDS encoding translation initiation factor 2, whose amino-acid sequence is MKAIVPAVWVLLGLLTAFHSGGVVAAAAQEKPAASATKNPGKAPVAVKKAPAKKTANTRKKRAPVASKSKSAREIAKTRLPPAKLDLSLPNEMVEELKPPGTVPLPKREPLLPPMFGDKPGPFQLNGRLLSNEMQLPLRNQERNEVEGAALEFEFKQ